The following are encoded in a window of Catharus ustulatus isolate bCatUst1 chromosome 12, bCatUst1.pri.v2, whole genome shotgun sequence genomic DNA:
- the LOC117001849 gene encoding myocardial zonula adherens protein isoform X3 yields the protein MLRYSSGLTVTATTPRRPPGDSGRSRRKMNVCRLRLTVPPDEVSQPEQGPKETERKKSDLYHVPNGISPGKLSHGMVYGVVHRTDNNHKREMVVYGWSADQLKEEMNYIKEVRATLEKVRKKMYGEYDEMKRKIQQLTNELKVTNAHQESLENHVRVQAAALDSFSEMNSSLTSASIDLQKTLVDVTLENTDIREQIRNLKHTHEQSMEKLREKQKQLETAQIENQLLKLKVESSQEANAEVMREMTRKLYSQFEEKMREEEQKHKAEKEMLLEETNRLLKAIEEANKKMQITETSIQEKDQRIGELDRLIERMEEERHQLQKQLELNELQISGAKSENSSDSERSQHLEEVAASLRERIKHLDDMVHCQQKKVKHMVEEIEMLRKKVKEKELFIIQLLDKISFLECENKELQDKLDYLMENQPKTTIETRDTGVECDLPYRKFIARLPDKGKKISDFAEKLKLAIFQEEEVAKAAELLSAVRLEFQAKQEEINTSKQEVVLTEDTVNSSDSSVFNENSKIKDISDSSAGKHEAECIEEDATNTALENQRTQRQNKVKAVTKDQNDLCEVSKSATSNHLNNDQQVSQSNSEDGTESTAALDNSKEALVDAFQRVTIADGENSEKILEKEQDVAKHKGNVFGSRHPKTPHYIEVLEARAKNPVIKKPKFKTNALSGEQSGSSHGSSLSQSPGGSGSPLPPEERRLRDKKHLDDITAARLPPLHHSPAKLLSIEESIAIQIQQKEAYEEMQAKLAAQKLAERLNIKMLRFEPEGEASMQYREVRDEDYFSAED from the exons gacCTCTACCATGTACCAAATGGGATCTCTCCAGGGAAGCTCTCTCATGGGATGGTGTATGGTGTTGTGCACCGAACTGACAACAACCATAAGAGAGAAATGGTGGTTTATGGCTGGTCAGCTGATCAGCTGAAAGAGGAGATGAATTACATTAAAGAA GTGAGAGCAACTCTggaaaaagtaagaaagaaaatgtatggTGAATATGATGAAATGAAACGAAAAATACAGCAGCTAACAAATGAACTGAAA GTGACAAATGCTCATCAGGAATCCTTAGAGAATCATGTGCGAGTGCAGGCTGCAGCCTTAGATAGCTTTAGTGAAATGAACAGCTCCTTGACATCAGCATCAATAGACTTGCAG AAAACTCTAGTGGATGTTACCCTGGAGAACACTGACATAAGGGAACAAATAAGGAATTTAAAACATACACATGAGCAATCCatggaaaagctgagagagaaGCAAAAGCAACTGGAAACGGCACAAATTGAAAATCAGTTACTGAAGTTGAAG GTGGAATCATCACAGGAAGCCAATGCTGAAGTCATGAGAGAGATGACCAGAAAGCTGTACAGTcagtttgaggaaaaaatgcGAGAAGAGGAGCAGAAACACAAGGCTGAGAAAGAAATGCTTCTG GAGGAAACAAATCGGCTTCTGAAGGCTATTGAAGAGGCAAATAAGAAGATGCAAATCACAGAAACAAGCATACAGGAGAAAGACCAGAGAATTGGTGAGCTGGACCGGCTGATTGAACGCATGGAAGAG GAACGTCACCAGCTGCAAAAACAACTTGAATTAAATGAACTACAAATATCTGGAGCAAAATCTGAAAACAGTTCTGACAGTGAAAG GTCGCAGCATTTGGAGGAGGTAGCAGCCAGCCTGAGAGAGAGGATCAAGCATCTGGATGACATGGTCCACTGCCAGCAGAAGAAAGTCAAACATATGGTTGAGGAG aTTGAAATGCTAAggaagaaagtaaaagaaaaggaattatttataATACAGCTTTTAGACAAAATCTCTTTCTTAGAATGTGAG AATAAAGAATTACAAGATAAACTGGACTACTTAATGGAAAACCAACCAAAGACCACTATAGAAACCAGAGATACTGGTGTAGAATGCGACCTTCCATACAG aaagTTCATTGCTAGGCTTCCAGATAAGGGTAAGAAGATCTCTGATTTTGCTGAAAAGCTGAAGCTTGCCATTTTCCAAGAGGAAGAAGTAGCCAAGGCAGCTGAACTGCTATCTGCTGTCCGGTTGGAGTTTCAGGCAAAACAGGAGGAGATTAATACAAGCAAACAGGAAGTTGTCCTAACTGAGGACACAGTGAACAGTTCAGATTCTTCAGTCTTTAATGAAAACTCTAAGATTAAAGACATTTCTGATAGTTCTGCTGGAAAGCATGAGGCAGAATGTATTGAAGAAGATGCCACAAATACAGCTTTGGAAAATCAAAGGACTCAGAGGCAAAATAAAGTAAAGGCTGTTACAAAGGATCAGAATGATTTATGTGAAGTTTCCAAGTCAGCCACAAGCAATCACCTGAACAATGATCAGCAAGTCTCCCAGAGCAATAGTGAGGATGGTACAGAAAGTACAGCTGCTTTGGACAATAGTAAGGAAGCCTTGGTTGATGCCTTTCAAAGAGTTACAATTGCAGATGGggaaaatagtgaaaaaatattggaaaaagaGCAGGATGTGGCAAAACATAAGGGCAATGTGTTTGGAAGCCGGCATCCCAAGACACCACATTACATTGAAGTTCTAGAGGCCAGAGCCAAAAACCCagtcataaaaaaacccaaatttaaaacaaacGC ACTATCAGGAGAGCAGAGTGGATCATCTCATGGTTCCTCATTGAGTCAATCACCCGGGGGATCTGGCTCTCCACTTCCTCCAGAGGAGAGACGACTCAGAGATAAGAAACATTTGGATGACATCACAGCAGCTCGACTGCCACCACTTCACCACTCCCCTGCTAAGCTGTTATCCATAGAGGAATCCATAGCAATTCAGATACAGCAAAAAGAAGCTTATGAG GAAATGCAAGCCAAGCTGGCAGCACAGAAGCTTGCAGAGAGACTGAATATAAAAATGCTCAGGTTTGAACCAGAGGGGGAGGCCTCAATGCAGTACAGAGAAGTGAGAGatgaagattatttttcagcagaagACTGA
- the LOC117001849 gene encoding myocardial zonula adherens protein isoform X1: MNVCRLRLTVPPDEVSQPEQGPKETERKKSDLYHVPNGISPGKLSHGMVYGVVHRTDNNHKREMVVYGWSADQLKEEMNYIKEVRATLEKVRKKMYGEYDEMKRKIQQLTNELKVTNAHQESLENHVRVQAAALDSFSEMNSSLTSASIDLQKTLVDVTLENTDIREQIRNLKHTHEQSMEKLREKQKQLETAQIENQLLKLKVESSQEANAEVMREMTRKLYSQFEEKMREEEQKHKAEKEMLLEETNRLLKAIEEANKKMQITETSIQEKDQRIGELDRLIERMEEERHQLQKQLELNELQISGAKSENSSDSERSQHLEEVAASLRERIKHLDDMVHCQQKKVKHMVEEIEMLRKKVKEKELFIIQLLDKISFLECENKELQDKLDYLMENQPKTTIETRDTGVECDLPYSTSTENRPPESPRPVRTYTPFKRVLEFSTKSSTS; this comes from the exons gacCTCTACCATGTACCAAATGGGATCTCTCCAGGGAAGCTCTCTCATGGGATGGTGTATGGTGTTGTGCACCGAACTGACAACAACCATAAGAGAGAAATGGTGGTTTATGGCTGGTCAGCTGATCAGCTGAAAGAGGAGATGAATTACATTAAAGAA GTGAGAGCAACTCTggaaaaagtaagaaagaaaatgtatggTGAATATGATGAAATGAAACGAAAAATACAGCAGCTAACAAATGAACTGAAA GTGACAAATGCTCATCAGGAATCCTTAGAGAATCATGTGCGAGTGCAGGCTGCAGCCTTAGATAGCTTTAGTGAAATGAACAGCTCCTTGACATCAGCATCAATAGACTTGCAG AAAACTCTAGTGGATGTTACCCTGGAGAACACTGACATAAGGGAACAAATAAGGAATTTAAAACATACACATGAGCAATCCatggaaaagctgagagagaaGCAAAAGCAACTGGAAACGGCACAAATTGAAAATCAGTTACTGAAGTTGAAG GTGGAATCATCACAGGAAGCCAATGCTGAAGTCATGAGAGAGATGACCAGAAAGCTGTACAGTcagtttgaggaaaaaatgcGAGAAGAGGAGCAGAAACACAAGGCTGAGAAAGAAATGCTTCTG GAGGAAACAAATCGGCTTCTGAAGGCTATTGAAGAGGCAAATAAGAAGATGCAAATCACAGAAACAAGCATACAGGAGAAAGACCAGAGAATTGGTGAGCTGGACCGGCTGATTGAACGCATGGAAGAG GAACGTCACCAGCTGCAAAAACAACTTGAATTAAATGAACTACAAATATCTGGAGCAAAATCTGAAAACAGTTCTGACAGTGAAAG GTCGCAGCATTTGGAGGAGGTAGCAGCCAGCCTGAGAGAGAGGATCAAGCATCTGGATGACATGGTCCACTGCCAGCAGAAGAAAGTCAAACATATGGTTGAGGAG aTTGAAATGCTAAggaagaaagtaaaagaaaaggaattatttataATACAGCTTTTAGACAAAATCTCTTTCTTAGAATGTGAG AATAAAGAATTACAAGATAAACTGGACTACTTAATGGAAAACCAACCAAAGACCACTATAGAAACCAGAGATACTGGTGTAGAATGCGACCTTCCATACAG CACAAGCACTGAGAACAGACCTCCCGAAAGCCCGAGGCCAGTGAGGACGTACACCCCGTTCAAGAGAGTGCTGGAATTTagcacaaagagcagcacatcctga